GTTTTTATAATTAGTTTGTGTAAAGTGTTTTATGTTATGATTTTAGGGTTAAACATTTTGAAAGTACAAGGGTTATAGTTACTATATAAGGATTTGTGATTAAGATTTAGATTTAAAATTTGTTAGATTAATAAAATTTTAGATTTGAAATTTATATGTATTGGATGTATGGTTTATATATGTTTCATGTTAGGATTTAGGGTATAGAGTTTGATTGAGGAATTAAGGTTTGTGTGTTTGGAAGTTATATATTAAACTTAAGAAGAATAAATTTGAGTTAAAATTCAAGATTTGAAGTTATAGTATGAGAACATAAGATTTTTAAGGTTTATACTTGGAGTTTAGGGTTTAAAAACTTGTTTAGGGTTTAGATTAGATAAACCAAACATAGCGTTTTAATTATTTTGCTATTAGACATCCGCTATCATAACGTTTCCAAATATACTATTCTGTCATAGCGTTTCAAAATATACAAACGCTATCTAAAACAAACGGGTATGTCAACCATAGCAGAAAGACAAAAAACGCTATCCTCTACTGCTATCAAAACCAATATTTCTTGTAGTGAGTGTTGTTTAAATGTATTTTCCTACTTGATGTTTTGAGTGTAACCTTGATTCCCTTTTACTTATGAGTTGTTTTTTTGCTTTTGACAGGGAACAAACTTCAAGTTTGTGCGCTGGGAAAAGTTTAGTGTTATCTCCACTGCATACGACTACGTCTATGTAACTTTGGACGCCAAGGATCCTGTCTCTGATTCGGTCTTCTCTTTTCAAACCTTGTTAAACGAAGATTCTTCTTCAGACTGTCCCGTTATGTGGAGTACCTTAGCTTGCAGAATCAAATGTAAGACCGATGGATGTTTTTGTAGTGTTTATATATATATATATCGATGGGAGTTCTGGTTTATAGAGAACTCTTTTAAAGGTGACGATCGTGTGGATGATCATTGGGACGATACGGCAGTAGATGATTTCTACAAAGGTGCAATGCCCAAATGGTTGTCTGATGAAGAATTGGCACGTGACAATAAAAAGTATTATGTGGTAAGAATAAGATCATGTCCACTGTTTGAGTTAGCTTGAGGAAGGCAACTTGTCTGACATGTTAACTAAGCAGGTAATGACTGGCTACATCTATTCACCGAAATTGCGTTCTTCTCAAAAACAAATAACGTAAGTCCTTGTCCTTGAGAGAGATTCTCTGCCAAAAAAAAAAAGAAAAAAAAGAAAAGAAGTTGAACTTTTTTCTTTTGTAGGTGTTGACTGCTCCCCCGCCCTTGGAGATCGAGAATGTGGTTGTAGTAACTAAAGAAGACACAGATGAAGGCCATGAGAAGCTGAAAGCCCAAAATTCAATCTACTACGTAATTTACAAGTATAATGGTGAATCTTCAGAGTGGGCACGTGATCACAAAGCGATAATAAGGAAAACCATGGATGGGAAGCCAGGACACATGTATCTTGAAGTTGTAGCAGAAGATTGAACTGAAAGAGAAAAGACAGATAGGGATCTGCTCTTTTATAATACCTATCATTAACGCTATTACTAACTTTATCATGTTACATATATGCATTGTGTTGTGTTTGGCTTGTGTTTGACTAAAACTATTTGAA
This sequence is a window from Brassica oleracea var. oleracea cultivar TO1000 chromosome C1, BOL, whole genome shotgun sequence. Protein-coding genes within it:
- the LOC106294047 gene encoding UPF0725 protein At5g63820-like; translated protein: MEDFELLRREKRRRKAKLKFFCLDVPNVPDFNKEGLADGFDVNNSCYPSRLVKSTWGDDYDIALYGRLGLHCHNFQKGTNFKFVRWEKFSVISTAYDYVYVTLDAKDPVSDSVFSFQTLLNEDSSSDCPVMWSTLACRIKCDDRVDDHWDDTAVDDFYKGAMPKWLSDEELARDNKKYYVVRIRSSGNDWLHLFTEIAFFSKTNNVLTAPPPLEIENVVVVTKEDTDEGHEKLKAQNSIYYVIYKYNGESSEWARDHKAIIRKTMDGKPGHMYLEVVAED